From the genome of Mycobacterium dioxanotrophicus, one region includes:
- a CDS encoding ammonium transporter — protein MDTGTTAFMLCCIIGLTMMIPGLALFYGGMVSVKSSTNMMMMTFGAVAVVGVLWILFGFSMTFGTSYGGFVGSFTEFLGMKNLLEPMTTVNGLPVSLFSLFQALFAAITVALISGAAADRMKFAAWMVFATVWAVLVYFPVAHWVFAVDGTVTKDSVGGWIANKLHAIDFAGGTAVHINAGAAALAVAIVLGKGANWGRLRKPHNVPLTLLGAGLLWAGWYAFNGGSALAAGNSAAIVMVTTFVATCAATLAWLAVEKLKDGHVTGVGAAAGAITGLVAITPACGAVTPVGAIVLGLIAGAICPLAVGLKEKFGYDDSLDVVGVHLVGGVIGTLLIGLLASDTMPNKVNGLFYGGGLDQLWRQGVAALAVMVYSFVIAYVIALAIKKTMGIRISPEDEELGIDTKVHRDAAYELELV, from the coding sequence ATGGACACAGGAACCACGGCGTTCATGCTCTGTTGCATCATCGGGCTGACGATGATGATCCCCGGCCTGGCGCTGTTCTACGGCGGCATGGTGTCGGTGAAGAGCTCGACGAACATGATGATGATGACGTTCGGTGCGGTCGCCGTCGTCGGTGTGCTCTGGATCCTCTTCGGGTTCTCCATGACGTTCGGCACCTCGTACGGCGGGTTCGTCGGCAGCTTCACCGAGTTTCTCGGCATGAAGAACCTGCTCGAACCGATGACCACTGTCAACGGCCTGCCGGTCAGCCTGTTCTCGCTGTTCCAGGCGTTGTTCGCGGCCATCACCGTGGCGCTGATCTCGGGCGCGGCCGCCGACCGGATGAAGTTCGCCGCATGGATGGTCTTCGCGACCGTGTGGGCCGTGCTCGTCTACTTCCCCGTCGCGCACTGGGTGTTCGCGGTCGACGGCACCGTGACCAAGGATTCCGTGGGCGGCTGGATCGCCAACAAGCTGCACGCCATCGACTTCGCGGGCGGCACGGCAGTGCACATCAACGCCGGCGCCGCCGCGCTGGCCGTGGCCATCGTGCTCGGCAAGGGCGCCAACTGGGGCCGGCTGCGCAAGCCGCACAACGTGCCGCTGACCCTGCTGGGAGCGGGCCTGCTGTGGGCCGGCTGGTATGCGTTCAACGGCGGGTCGGCGCTGGCCGCGGGCAATTCGGCCGCCATCGTCATGGTTACCACGTTCGTCGCGACCTGCGCGGCCACGCTGGCCTGGCTCGCGGTCGAGAAACTCAAAGACGGGCACGTCACGGGCGTCGGCGCCGCAGCGGGCGCCATCACCGGCCTGGTGGCCATCACCCCGGCCTGCGGTGCCGTCACACCCGTCGGTGCGATCGTGCTCGGCCTGATCGCCGGGGCGATCTGCCCGCTGGCCGTCGGCCTGAAGGAGAAGTTCGGCTACGACGATTCGCTCGACGTGGTCGGGGTGCACCTCGTCGGCGGAGTCATCGGCACGCTGCTCATCGGCTTGCTGGCCAGTGACACCATGCCCAACAAGGTCAACGGCCTGTTCTATGGCGGCGGTCTCGACCAGCTGTGGCGCCAGGGCGTCGCGGCACTGGCCGTGATGGTTTATTCGTTCGTCATCGCCTACGTCATCGCGCTGGCGATCAAGAAGACGATGGGCATCCGCATCTCGCCGGAAGACGAGGAACTCGGCATCGACACCAAGGTCCATCGCGACGCCGCCTACGAGCTCGAACTGGTCTGA
- a CDS encoding linear amide C-N hydrolase, with protein MCTRVVYLGTGDRVVTGRSMDWKLEIGTNLWVLPRGVARTGQAGPDSVEWTAKYGSVVATGYDICTTDGVNEAGLAVNLLWLAESQYPAADAAGPAVALSLWGQYVLDNFGSVAEAVEALTATPLRVATADVPGEQRMATLHLAMSDGTGDSAIVEYVDGQQTIHHGRQYQVMTNSPIFAKQLAITEYWEEIGGTVMLPGTNRAADRFVRASFYINAVPKSDDPVLSVAAVFSVVRNASTPYGIATSDEPNISSTRWRTVVDHKARRYFFESALSPNTFWVELANLDFSAGAPTLRLDLGEGEKTVYAGDASSQFRPAQPFTFMTVP; from the coding sequence ATGTGCACCCGCGTCGTCTACCTCGGCACCGGAGATCGCGTCGTCACCGGCCGTTCGATGGACTGGAAACTGGAGATCGGCACCAATCTGTGGGTTTTGCCCCGCGGGGTGGCGCGCACCGGACAGGCCGGACCGGACTCGGTGGAATGGACCGCGAAGTACGGCAGCGTGGTGGCGACCGGCTACGACATCTGCACGACCGACGGGGTCAACGAGGCGGGCCTGGCCGTGAACCTGCTGTGGCTCGCCGAATCGCAGTACCCGGCCGCCGACGCTGCAGGCCCGGCGGTCGCCCTGTCGCTGTGGGGCCAGTACGTCCTGGACAACTTCGGCTCGGTCGCCGAGGCCGTCGAGGCCCTGACCGCGACGCCGCTGCGGGTCGCCACCGCCGACGTGCCCGGTGAGCAGCGGATGGCCACGTTGCACCTGGCCATGTCCGACGGCACAGGGGACAGCGCGATCGTCGAGTACGTCGACGGGCAACAGACCATCCACCACGGCCGTCAGTACCAGGTGATGACCAACTCGCCGATCTTCGCCAAGCAGCTCGCCATCACCGAGTACTGGGAGGAGATCGGCGGCACCGTGATGCTGCCCGGCACCAACCGCGCCGCCGACCGATTCGTGCGGGCGTCCTTCTACATCAATGCCGTTCCCAAGTCCGACGATCCGGTGCTGTCGGTGGCCGCGGTGTTCAGCGTGGTGCGCAACGCGTCGACCCCGTACGGCATCGCGACCTCCGACGAACCGAACATCTCCTCGACCCGGTGGCGCACGGTCGTCGACCACAAGGCGCGGCGGTACTTCTTCGAATCGGCGCTGTCTCCGAACACGTTCTGGGTGGAGCTGGCGAACCTGGATTTCAGCGCGGGCGCGCCCACCCTGCGGCTCGATCTCGGCGAAGGAGAGAAGACTGTCTATGCCGGGGACGCGAGTTCGCAGTTCCGGCCTGCGCAACCGTTCACCTTCATGACGGTGCCCTGA
- a CDS encoding aspartate kinase, translated as MALVVQKYGGSSVSDAERIRRVAERIVETRKAGNDVVVVVSAMGDTTDDLLDLARQVSPAPPPREMDMLLTAGERISNALVAMAIESLGAQARSFTGSQAGVITTGTHGNAKIIDVTPGRLRDALDEGQIVLVAGFQGVSQDSKDVTTLGRGGSDTTAVALAAALHADVCEIYTDVDGIFTADPRIVPNARHLDTVSFEEMLEMAACGAKVLMLRCVEYARRYNVPIHVRSSYSDKPGTIVKGSIEDIPMEDAILTGVAHDRSEAKVTVVGLPDVPGYAAKVFRAVSDADVNIDMVLQNISKIEDGKTDITFTCARDNGPGAVEKLTALKDEIGFSQVLYDDHIGKVSLVGAGMRSHPGVTATFCEALAEVGVNIDLISTSEIRISVLVKDTELDKAVAALHEAFGLGTDDEAVVYGGTGR; from the coding sequence GTGGCGCTCGTCGTACAGAAATACGGCGGATCCTCGGTATCGGATGCCGAGCGAATCCGTCGCGTCGCCGAGCGCATCGTGGAGACCAGGAAGGCCGGCAACGACGTCGTCGTGGTCGTCTCCGCGATGGGCGACACCACCGACGATTTGCTGGACCTGGCCCGCCAGGTCTCGCCCGCGCCGCCGCCCCGCGAGATGGACATGCTGCTCACCGCGGGTGAGCGCATCTCCAACGCGTTGGTTGCGATGGCCATCGAGTCCCTGGGTGCGCAGGCCCGTTCGTTCACCGGCTCCCAGGCCGGGGTGATCACCACCGGTACCCACGGCAACGCCAAGATCATCGACGTCACCCCCGGCCGGCTGCGCGACGCGCTGGACGAGGGACAGATCGTGCTGGTCGCCGGGTTCCAGGGCGTCAGCCAGGACAGCAAGGACGTCACCACGCTCGGCCGCGGCGGCTCGGACACCACCGCCGTCGCGCTGGCCGCCGCACTGCATGCCGACGTCTGCGAGATCTACACCGACGTCGACGGCATCTTCACCGCCGACCCGCGCATCGTGCCCAACGCCCGGCACCTCGACACCGTCTCCTTCGAGGAGATGCTCGAGATGGCAGCCTGCGGCGCGAAGGTGCTCATGCTGCGTTGTGTCGAATACGCGCGTCGTTACAACGTGCCCATCCATGTCCGCTCGTCGTACTCCGACAAGCCGGGCACCATCGTCAAAGGATCGATCGAGGACATCCCCATGGAAGACGCCATCCTGACCGGAGTAGCCCACGACCGCAGCGAGGCGAAGGTCACGGTGGTCGGGCTGCCCGACGTACCGGGCTACGCCGCCAAGGTCTTCCGCGCCGTCTCCGACGCCGACGTGAACATCGACATGGTGCTGCAGAACATCTCCAAGATCGAGGACGGCAAGACCGACATCACCTTCACCTGTGCCCGGGACAACGGCCCCGGTGCGGTGGAGAAGCTGACCGCGCTCAAGGACGAGATCGGGTTCAGCCAGGTGCTCTACGACGATCACATCGGCAAGGTGTCGCTGGTCGGCGCGGGCATGCGCAGCCACCCCGGCGTCACCGCCACGTTCTGTGAGGCGCTGGCCGAGGTCGGCGTCAACATCGACCTGATCTCCACCTCGGAGATCCGAATCTCGGTGCTGGTCAAGGACACTGAGCTCGACAAGGCCGTCGCCGCCCTGCACGAGGCGTTCGGCCTCGGCACCGACGACGAGGCTGTGGTCTACGGCGGGACAGGGCGGTAA
- a CDS encoding aspartate-semialdehyde dehydrogenase, with protein MVNIGVVGATGQVGQVMRALLEERNFPADSVRFFASARSEGRKLAFRGQEIEVENSETADPSGLDIALFSAGATMSRVQAPRFAAAGAVVVDNSSAWRKDPEVPLVVSEVNFSRDAGARPKGIIANPNCTTMAAMPVLKVLHEEAGLTRLIVSSYQAVSGSGLAGVEELATQTRAVVDGAEALVHNGSALEYPAPVKYVAPIAFNVVPLAGSLVDDGSGETDEDQKLRYESRKILGIPELLVSGTCVRVPVFTGHSLSINAEFAQPLSVERAKELLADAPGVKLVDVPTPLAAAGVDESLVGRIRQDPGVPDGRGLALFVSGDNLRKGAALNTIQIAELLAAEL; from the coding sequence ATGGTCAACATCGGTGTAGTCGGCGCGACCGGCCAGGTCGGGCAGGTCATGCGCGCCCTCCTCGAGGAGCGCAACTTTCCTGCCGACTCGGTGCGGTTCTTCGCCTCGGCCCGCTCAGAGGGCAGGAAGCTGGCGTTCCGGGGCCAGGAGATCGAGGTCGAGAACAGCGAGACCGCCGACCCCTCGGGTCTGGACATCGCCCTGTTCTCCGCGGGAGCGACGATGTCGCGCGTGCAGGCCCCGCGGTTCGCCGCGGCCGGCGCGGTTGTCGTCGACAACTCCTCGGCGTGGCGCAAGGACCCCGAGGTGCCGCTGGTGGTCTCCGAGGTCAACTTCTCGCGCGACGCGGGGGCCAGGCCGAAAGGCATCATCGCCAACCCGAACTGCACCACCATGGCCGCGATGCCGGTGCTCAAGGTGCTGCATGAAGAAGCGGGCCTGACCCGGCTGATCGTGTCCAGCTACCAGGCGGTGTCGGGCAGTGGCCTGGCCGGTGTCGAGGAACTCGCCACCCAGACCCGCGCGGTGGTCGACGGCGCAGAGGCGCTGGTGCACAACGGATCTGCACTCGAATACCCCGCGCCGGTGAAATACGTTGCGCCGATTGCCTTCAACGTGGTCCCGCTGGCGGGCTCGCTGGTCGACGACGGCTCGGGGGAGACCGACGAGGATCAGAAGCTGCGCTACGAGAGTCGCAAGATCCTGGGTATCCCCGAGCTGCTGGTGTCGGGCACCTGCGTGCGGGTGCCGGTTTTCACCGGACACTCGTTGTCGATCAATGCCGAGTTCGCCCAACCGCTCTCGGTCGAGCGTGCCAAGGAACTGCTTGCCGACGCTCCGGGGGTGAAGCTGGTCGACGTACCGACGCCGCTGGCCGCCGCCGGTGTCGACGAGTCGCTGGTGGGCCGTATCCGCCAGGATCCCGGTGTGCCCGACGGGCGCGGTCTCGCTCTGTTCGTCTCGGGTGACAACCTGCGAAAAGGTGCGGCGCTGAACACGATTCAGATCGCCGAGCTGCTGGCCGCCGAGCTCTGA
- a CDS encoding DUF4185 domain-containing protein has translation MRFAAAATTVVVSLWQVPWAYADPPSPAPGTVLAPLAPGQVLRIAPAAGTGTPTGDYGIGATDLCEFMEFPARLLQVCGDSFAGQAVGFGSWHAPIALHVDPDSVDDPAGVRYDGVTGAVVGSPLLADKTPPGSSQLPAGVVSINRDNYLMVSTTANLRPQNSRLVKADASRGNWQTIPGSQRPASYQGGGQSQISGYYDPVPTAESQSGWVYIVANNFDRSGQVFLYRSTPQTFTDRAGWQGWSAKGGWGKPPTPLWSDKVGEMSIKQIDGKPVLSYFNASTGNMEIRVAYDPTGLGTAPVTTVVVGRGVDWPDPAETLPPPEDNQLAQPYGGYISPGSTLDEVRVFVSQWNTTPGGGATPYRVIQYAVNPIKPW, from the coding sequence CTGAGGTTCGCGGCCGCGGCGACGACGGTTGTCGTGTCGCTGTGGCAGGTGCCCTGGGCCTACGCCGACCCACCGTCGCCCGCGCCCGGTACGGTGCTGGCGCCGCTGGCTCCCGGACAGGTGCTGCGGATTGCGCCGGCGGCCGGAACGGGTACTCCCACAGGGGATTACGGAATCGGCGCGACCGACCTGTGCGAGTTCATGGAGTTCCCGGCCCGTCTGCTGCAGGTGTGTGGTGACAGCTTCGCCGGGCAGGCCGTGGGCTTCGGCAGCTGGCACGCACCGATCGCGCTGCATGTCGACCCGGATTCGGTCGACGACCCTGCCGGCGTCCGCTACGACGGCGTGACGGGAGCCGTGGTGGGAAGCCCGTTGCTGGCCGACAAGACACCGCCGGGCAGCTCGCAATTGCCCGCGGGTGTGGTCTCGATCAACCGGGACAACTACCTGATGGTGAGCACCACGGCGAACCTGCGCCCGCAGAACTCGCGGTTGGTGAAAGCCGACGCCTCGCGGGGCAATTGGCAGACCATCCCGGGTTCGCAGCGGCCCGCGAGCTATCAAGGCGGCGGGCAGTCGCAGATCAGCGGCTATTACGACCCTGTCCCGACGGCCGAATCGCAGAGCGGCTGGGTCTACATCGTCGCCAACAACTTCGACCGCAGCGGGCAGGTGTTCCTCTACCGAAGCACGCCGCAGACGTTCACCGACCGCGCCGGCTGGCAGGGCTGGTCTGCCAAAGGGGGCTGGGGCAAGCCGCCGACGCCGTTGTGGTCGGACAAGGTCGGCGAGATGAGCATCAAGCAGATCGACGGCAAGCCCGTCCTGTCGTATTTCAATGCCAGCACCGGCAACATGGAGATCCGGGTCGCCTACGACCCCACCGGTCTCGGGACGGCGCCGGTGACCACCGTTGTGGTGGGCCGGGGCGTCGACTGGCCGGATCCCGCCGAGACGTTGCCGCCGCCCGAGGACAACCAGCTGGCGCAGCCGTACGGCGGCTACATCTCCCCGGGATCGACCCTCGACGAGGTGCGGGTGTTCGTCAGCCAGTGGAACACCACGCCCGGCGGTGGCGCGACGCCCTACCGCGTGATTCAGTACGCTGTAAACCCGATAAAGCCCTGGTGA
- a CDS encoding Fur family transcriptional regulator yields the protein MTPVHDDDPRARLRAVGLRVTAPRVAVLEALADQPHATADDLATRVRQSLGSVSTQAVYDVLRACVTTGLVRRIEPAGSSARYETRAGDNHHHLVCRVCGRVADVECVVGPAPCLEPADVDGFTIDEAEVVFWGVCPDCQADRNTA from the coding sequence GTGACTCCGGTGCATGACGACGACCCCAGGGCCCGCTTGCGGGCCGTGGGGCTTCGTGTCACCGCCCCGAGGGTCGCGGTCCTGGAAGCGCTCGCCGACCAGCCGCACGCGACGGCCGACGACCTCGCGACCCGAGTTCGCCAATCACTCGGATCGGTCTCGACCCAGGCCGTCTACGACGTGCTCCGGGCCTGCGTCACGACAGGCCTGGTCCGTCGGATCGAACCGGCAGGCTCATCGGCCCGCTACGAGACCAGGGCCGGCGACAACCACCACCACCTCGTGTGCCGGGTCTGCGGCCGGGTGGCCGACGTCGAATGTGTCGTCGGGCCCGCGCCCTGCCTCGAGCCCGCGGATGTCGACGGTTTCACCATCGACGAAGCCGAGGTGGTGTTCTGGGGCGTCTGTCCTGACTGCCAGGCCGACCGCAACACCGCATAG
- a CDS encoding LppU/SCO3897 family protein: protein MTRNRILVAVLIAVLAGAVGCGSGQSERNAAMLFAVGDCVSFPAGTPSAPDVTRAAKVACSADPSYTVGAVADATGACPSDEYQHLPAKLADPSTARLCLVPNLVTYHCYELGVPAGVMGLADCTSRGNGVLVQVTQRLDDVQDASSCPKASGEYAWRYPSPARTYCTRTLY, encoded by the coding sequence ATGACGCGCAATCGGATACTGGTTGCCGTGCTGATCGCCGTCCTGGCGGGTGCCGTCGGCTGTGGCAGCGGGCAATCCGAACGCAACGCGGCCATGCTCTTCGCCGTCGGCGACTGCGTCAGCTTCCCGGCGGGCACCCCGTCGGCCCCCGATGTCACCCGCGCCGCCAAGGTGGCCTGCAGTGCTGACCCCAGCTACACAGTCGGGGCGGTCGCCGATGCCACGGGCGCCTGCCCCAGCGACGAATATCAGCATCTGCCCGCCAAATTGGCCGATCCGTCGACAGCCCGGCTGTGCCTGGTGCCCAATCTGGTGACCTATCACTGCTATGAACTGGGCGTGCCCGCAGGCGTCATGGGCCTGGCCGACTGCACCTCCCGCGGCAACGGCGTACTCGTGCAGGTCACCCAGCGACTCGACGACGTGCAGGACGCGTCCAGCTGCCCGAAGGCGAGCGGCGAATACGCCTGGCGCTACCCGTCACCGGCCCGCACCTACTGCACTCGCACGCTGTACTGA
- a CDS encoding sensor domain-containing protein: MRALTVGFGVAGLALALAAPAGARPSDPGVVSYAVLPKGSVGNIVGAPMTWASDSTVPYQAFGVDDPVCNNWADIGLPEVYNDPDLASFNSATTQTSANDDSHYVKQAVGVFATADAADRAFHRVVDRTQGCSGLTSAMHLDNFVTQVWTFTGGPAGATDADWVKQEAGTDRRCFTTTRKRENVLLQAKVCQSGNGGPAVNVLAGAMQNSLGQ, from the coding sequence ATGCGCGCTCTGACTGTGGGTTTCGGGGTGGCCGGTCTCGCGTTGGCCTTGGCGGCACCGGCGGGCGCCCGCCCGTCGGATCCGGGGGTGGTGTCGTATGCCGTCCTGCCGAAGGGTTCGGTCGGCAACATCGTCGGCGCTCCGATGACGTGGGCGTCTGACTCGACGGTTCCGTACCAGGCATTCGGGGTCGACGATCCGGTGTGCAACAACTGGGCCGACATCGGCCTGCCCGAGGTGTACAACGATCCGGATCTGGCGTCGTTCAACAGCGCGACGACGCAGACCTCGGCCAACGACGACAGCCACTACGTCAAACAGGCGGTCGGGGTGTTCGCCACCGCAGACGCCGCAGACCGGGCGTTCCACCGGGTGGTGGACCGCACCCAGGGATGTTCCGGGTTGACCAGCGCGATGCACCTGGACAACTTCGTGACGCAGGTGTGGACTTTTACCGGCGGGCCGGCCGGCGCGACCGACGCGGACTGGGTGAAACAGGAAGCGGGCACCGACCGGCGATGTTTCACGACCACCCGGAAACGGGAAAACGTGCTGCTGCAGGCGAAGGTGTGTCAGTCCGGCAACGGTGGCCCGGCCGTCAACGTGCTGGCCGGCGCCATGCAGAACTCGCTCGGGCAATAA
- the egtA gene encoding ergothioneine biosynthesis glutamate--cysteine ligase EgtA produces MAVPIRADPGPQPLIEFGSAEQAAAHIDAHCLHDGAVGKVGLEIEAHCYDLTDPMRRPDWDELTAAIATVPDLPGGSRITVEPGGAVELSGPPGDGPLAAITGLIADRATLRAAFARRGLGLVLLGTDPLRPPQRVNPGARYQAMERFFAASGTGAAGAAMMTSTASVQVNLDAGPRAGWGDRVRLAHALGPTMIAVTANSPLLGGEFTGWRSTRQWVWGELDSARCGPILGADGTDPADDWARYALRAPVMLVNTSDDAVPVVNWVPFADWADGRAVLGGRRPTSADLDYHLTTLFPPVRPRRWLEIRYLDSLPDGLWPAAVFMLTTLLDDPEAAAIAAEATAPVATAWDRAARMGLADRRLHAAAVTCVRAAAERAPAELAESMRHLMRSVEQGRSPADDFADRAVRYGIASAVSQLAKGES; encoded by the coding sequence ATGGCAGTACCCATCAGGGCCGATCCCGGCCCCCAACCGCTCATCGAATTCGGCAGCGCCGAGCAGGCCGCTGCTCATATCGATGCGCACTGCCTGCACGACGGTGCAGTCGGCAAGGTTGGGCTCGAGATCGAAGCCCACTGTTACGACCTGACCGATCCGATGCGCCGTCCCGACTGGGATGAGTTGACCGCCGCCATCGCGACGGTTCCCGACCTGCCAGGAGGCAGCCGGATCACCGTCGAACCCGGCGGCGCGGTCGAACTCTCGGGGCCACCGGGCGACGGCCCGCTCGCCGCCATCACCGGGTTGATCGCCGACCGGGCGACACTGCGCGCGGCCTTCGCCCGCCGCGGCCTCGGCTTGGTGCTGTTGGGTACCGACCCGTTGCGCCCGCCTCAGCGGGTGAATCCCGGTGCGCGCTATCAGGCCATGGAGCGCTTCTTCGCCGCGAGCGGTACCGGCGCGGCGGGCGCGGCGATGATGACCTCGACCGCGTCCGTGCAGGTCAACCTCGACGCAGGTCCTCGCGCCGGCTGGGGTGACCGGGTGCGGCTGGCACATGCGCTGGGGCCGACGATGATCGCCGTCACCGCGAATTCGCCGCTGCTGGGCGGTGAGTTCACCGGCTGGCGCTCCACCCGGCAATGGGTGTGGGGTGAGCTCGATTCGGCGCGGTGCGGGCCCATCCTCGGTGCTGACGGAACCGATCCGGCCGACGACTGGGCGCGGTATGCGTTGCGGGCGCCGGTGATGCTGGTGAACACCTCCGATGATGCGGTGCCCGTCGTCAACTGGGTGCCATTCGCGGACTGGGCCGACGGCCGTGCCGTGCTCGGCGGCCGGCGCCCCACCTCCGCCGATCTCGACTATCACCTCACGACCCTGTTCCCGCCCGTGCGACCGCGGCGGTGGCTGGAGATCAGGTACCTCGACAGCCTTCCCGACGGGCTGTGGCCCGCTGCGGTGTTCATGCTCACCACGCTGCTCGACGATCCGGAGGCTGCCGCGATCGCCGCGGAGGCGACCGCGCCGGTGGCCACGGCATGGGACCGGGCGGCCCGGATGGGTCTGGCCGATCGCAGGCTGCATGCGGCTGCGGTCACCTGCGTGCGGGCCGCGGCGGAACGGGCTCCGGCCGAACTCGCGGAATCGATGCGGCACCTGATGCGTTCGGTCGAACAGGGACGCTCTCCGGCCGACGATTTCGCCGACCGTGCCGTGCGTTACGGAATCGCCTCGGCGGTGAGCCAACTGGCGAAAGGTGAGTCTTGA
- the egtB gene encoding ergothioneine biosynthesis protein EgtB produces the protein MITRETLAQELTRARERTLRLVDFDDAELHRQYDPLMSPLVWDLAHIGQQEELWLLRDGNPDRSGMLAPAVEQLYDAFEHSRASRVELPLLPPTDARAYCATVRAKAFDALDALPDDASAFNFGLVISHENQHDETMLQALNLRVGPPLLDAGSVLPAGRPGIAGSSVLIPGGPFTLGVDELNEPHSLDNERPAHVVDVPAFRIGRVPVTNAEWREFIDDGGYQQSRWWSERGWAHRQQAGLVAPAFWNADGTRTRFGHVEAIPADEPVQHVTFFEAQAYAAWAGARLPTEIEWEKACAWDPSTGSRRRFPWGASEPTSPLVNLGGDALRPAPVGAYPAGASAYGVEQLLGDVWEWTSSPLRPWPGFTPMIYERYTQPFFDGDYRVLRGGSWAVAAGILRPSFRNWDHPIRRQIFSGVRLAWDAG, from the coding sequence TTGATCACACGCGAGACACTGGCGCAGGAGCTGACGCGGGCCCGCGAGCGCACACTGCGGTTGGTCGATTTCGACGATGCCGAACTGCACCGCCAGTACGACCCGCTGATGAGCCCGCTCGTCTGGGACCTGGCGCACATCGGACAGCAGGAGGAGTTGTGGCTGCTGCGCGACGGCAACCCGGATCGGTCCGGAATGTTGGCGCCCGCGGTGGAACAGCTCTACGACGCTTTCGAGCATTCCCGTGCCAGCCGCGTCGAGCTGCCGCTGCTGCCGCCCACCGATGCCCGGGCGTATTGCGCCACGGTGCGGGCCAAGGCATTCGATGCGCTCGACGCATTGCCCGACGATGCGTCGGCGTTCAACTTCGGACTGGTGATCAGCCACGAGAACCAGCACGACGAAACTATGCTGCAGGCACTGAACCTGCGCGTGGGGCCGCCACTGCTGGATGCCGGCAGCGTATTGCCTGCCGGCAGGCCAGGGATTGCGGGCAGCTCGGTACTGATCCCCGGCGGGCCGTTCACGCTCGGGGTCGACGAGCTCAACGAACCACACTCGCTGGACAACGAGCGGCCTGCGCACGTGGTGGACGTGCCGGCGTTCCGGATCGGCCGGGTGCCGGTCACCAACGCCGAGTGGCGCGAGTTCATCGACGATGGCGGTTATCAGCAGTCGCGCTGGTGGTCCGAGCGCGGTTGGGCGCATCGGCAGCAGGCGGGCCTCGTCGCGCCTGCCTTCTGGAACGCTGACGGCACCCGCACCCGGTTCGGCCATGTCGAGGCGATCCCCGCTGACGAACCCGTCCAGCACGTCACGTTCTTCGAGGCGCAGGCCTACGCGGCGTGGGCCGGTGCCCGGCTGCCCACCGAGATCGAGTGGGAGAAGGCCTGTGCGTGGGACCCGTCGACCGGTTCACGGCGCCGGTTCCCTTGGGGCGCTTCGGAACCCACCTCGCCGCTGGTCAATCTGGGCGGTGATGCGCTGCGTCCGGCGCCTGTCGGCGCGTATCCCGCGGGAGCCTCGGCCTATGGTGTCGAACAGCTCCTCGGCGATGTGTGGGAGTGGACCAGCTCCCCGCTGCGACCGTGGCCCGGCTTCACCCCGATGATCTACGAGCGCTACACCCAGCCGTTCTTCGACGGCGACTACCGGGTGCTGCGCGGCGGATCGTGGGCGGTGGCCGCGGGCATCCTGCGGCCCAGTTTCCGCAACTGGGACCACCCGATCCGCAGACAGATCTTCTCCGGCGTCCGGCTCGCCTGGGACGCCGGCTGA
- the egtC gene encoding ergothioneine biosynthesis protein EgtC: MCRHLGWLGAPRSVAALMLDPPQGLLVQSYAPRRQKHGLVNADGWGAGFFDDGVARRWRSDKPLWGEASFASVAPALRSGCVVAAVRSATVGMPIEPSACAPFTDGRWLLSHNGVVDRAVLPVTADAESTVDSAVLAALIFDRGLDALGETVAEVGERDPNARLNILAANGSRMLATTWGDTLSILRLPDGVVLASEPYDDDPQWHDVPDRHLVHVHDSHVELTPLKGPA, from the coding sequence ATGTGTCGGCACCTGGGTTGGCTCGGGGCGCCCCGGTCGGTGGCCGCGCTCATGCTCGACCCGCCGCAGGGGCTGCTGGTGCAGTCCTACGCACCCAGGCGGCAGAAGCACGGACTGGTCAACGCCGACGGTTGGGGTGCGGGCTTTTTCGATGACGGGGTGGCCCGGCGCTGGCGCAGCGACAAACCGCTGTGGGGCGAGGCCTCGTTCGCATCGGTGGCGCCGGCGCTGCGCAGCGGTTGCGTTGTCGCGGCGGTGCGCTCGGCCACCGTCGGCATGCCCATCGAACCATCGGCGTGCGCCCCGTTCACCGACGGACGGTGGCTGCTGTCGCACAACGGCGTGGTCGACCGGGCGGTGCTGCCGGTGACCGCAGACGCCGAATCCACGGTCGACAGCGCGGTGCTCGCAGCGCTGATCTTCGACCGGGGGCTGGACGCGCTGGGCGAGACGGTCGCCGAGGTCGGCGAGCGCGACCCCAACGCCCGGCTGAACATCCTGGCCGCCAACGGTTCTCGCATGCTCGCCACCACGTGGGGCGACACGCTGTCGATACTGAGGCTGCCCGACGGCGTGGTGCTGGCCAGTGAACCGTACGACGACGATCCGCAATGGCACGACGTCCCGGACCGCCACCTGGTCCACGTACATGACTCGCACGTCGAGCTGACACCTCTGAAAGGACCGGCATGA